The Streptococcus sp. VT 162 genome has a window encoding:
- a CDS encoding cell wall anchor protein, translating to MDKKKVILTSLASAAVLGASVLVSQPSVVKADEGKAEEQAVAPAQPQAGTEGESGAQTEKGSENASPANPGATNPAKMTKEELMKALDELEEQAISDIEDKEAIEDKEDAAEAVKEYIGKMYISDTLESGELSLDNIIAELPEGAEDKAVVTGPEAQTNKKLSTEEKALLDQAEKDAKEQVSQATDALVQALESLENAVIEDIKKDASITNKEAAIKEAKEEIGKEDLLKAIADENLEIGDVIVDWPADTSEHKTVAEPVSEFTDEDQAKLDEADKEAQVDAAKVRSDLIATLEKIEAMSQEDFSSQDQAKLAAADKEAAEENSNAKKLELSKLEEQVAKIKAQLSSLQVSGDKNSQVKDLQQALVDYEDAIKTLSSVMSAVLEIEDFKGGVNAVEAATAELPEYNKGVNAVEAAVNELPAYAESGAPVVANVPAYGESGTPIVNNTLPYAESGAPAVANVPAYGESGTPIVNNTLPYAESGAPAVVNVPAYGESGTPIVNNALPYGESGAPALANVPVYAESGAPAVANIPAYAEKIEPAVNEVPEYTGSVAPLATNPTLGTEQDRTYKAPAATDEQLLPNTGSQDASAIASLGFVGLLLGLLPFAKRKLNK from the coding sequence ATGGACAAGAAGAAAGTTATTTTAACAAGTTTAGCAAGTGCAGCTGTATTGGGTGCTAGTGTACTCGTTTCACAGCCTTCAGTAGTTAAGGCAGATGAAGGGAAAGCAGAAGAGCAGGCAGTTGCTCCTGCACAACCACAAGCTGGAACAGAAGGGGAGAGCGGTGCTCAAACTGAAAAGGGATCAGAAAACGCTAGTCCAGCTAATCCTGGTGCGACAAATCCAGCTAAAATGACCAAAGAAGAGTTGATGAAGGCTTTGGATGAACTTGAGGAACAGGCTATTAGTGATATTGAGGATAAGGAAGCGATTGAGGACAAAGAGGATGCAGCTGAAGCTGTGAAGGAATATATCGGTAAGATGTATATTTCAGATACTCTTGAGTCTGGAGAGCTCAGCTTAGATAATATCATCGCTGAATTGCCAGAAGGTGCAGAAGATAAGGCTGTGGTAACAGGTCCTGAAGCTCAAACTAATAAAAAATTATCTACTGAGGAGAAGGCTCTACTAGACCAGGCTGAAAAAGATGCCAAAGAACAAGTTTCTCAAGCGACTGATGCCCTGGTTCAAGCCCTAGAATCTCTTGAAAATGCTGTAATTGAAGATATTAAAAAAGACGCTTCAATCACCAATAAAGAAGCGGCTATCAAAGAAGCCAAAGAAGAGATTGGTAAAGAAGATCTTTTGAAGGCTATCGCAGATGAGAATTTGGAGATTGGGGATGTTATTGTAGACTGGCCAGCAGATACGAGCGAGCACAAAACAGTAGCTGAACCTGTATCAGAATTCACAGATGAAGACCAAGCTAAGTTAGACGAAGCTGATAAAGAGGCTCAGGTTGATGCAGCTAAAGTTCGCTCAGATTTAATCGCTACCCTAGAAAAAATTGAAGCGATGAGCCAAGAAGATTTCTCAAGCCAAGACCAAGCAAAACTCGCCGCAGCAGATAAGGAAGCAGCAGAAGAAAATAGTAATGCGAAAAAACTTGAGCTAAGTAAATTAGAAGAGCAAGTTGCTAAGATTAAAGCACAATTATCAAGTTTACAAGTTTCTGGTGACAAGAATAGTCAAGTCAAAGACTTGCAACAAGCTTTAGTAGACTATGAGGATGCTATTAAGACTCTAAGCAGTGTCATGTCGGCTGTTCTTGAAATTGAAGACTTTAAAGGTGGGGTGAACGCAGTAGAAGCTGCAACTGCAGAGTTGCCAGAATACAACAAAGGTGTAAATGCGGTAGAAGCTGCTGTAAATGAACTCCCAGCCTATGCAGAAAGTGGCGCTCCAGTCGTAGCGAACGTTCCAGCTTACGGAGAAAGCGGAACACCAATAGTAAACAACACTCTTCCTTATGCAGAAAGTGGCGCTCCAGCCGTAGCGAACGTTCCAGCTTACGGAGAAAGCGGTACACCAATAGTAAACAATACTCTGCCTTATGCAGAAAGTGGCGCCCCGGCCGTAGTGAATGTTCCAGCTTACGGAGAAAGCGGTACACCAATAGTAAACAATGCTCTTCCTTATGGAGAAAGTGGTGCCCCAGCCCTAGCAAATGTTCCAGTTTATGCAGAAAGTGGTGCCCCAGCAGTGGCCAATATTCCAGCCTATGCTGAAAAGATTGAACCTGCAGTAAATGAAGTTCCAGAATACACTGGCAGTGTAGCTCCTTTGGCTACAAACCCTACTCTTGGAACAGAACAAGATCGTACCTACAAAGCGCCTGCAGCAACGGATGAGCAACTCCTTCCAAATACAGGAAGCCAAGATGCTTCAGCAATCGCATCGCTAGGATTTGTTGGTCTCCTTCTTGGTTTGCTACCATTT
- a CDS encoding choline-binding protein D: MTFFKSGVKKSRCTQLSVGLATLFVTSTFLFGGESVQADSVARGDDYPLHYKNGSVEIDQWRMYSRQCTSFAAFRLSSVNGFEIPPAYGNANEWGHRARREGYRVDTKPEVGAIAWSTEGYYGHVAWVSNVSGDTIEIEEYNYGVREKYNRRKVKAISMTGFIHFKDLSTSHSAGENARSSELPSSGTMVFTGKSPIMDQPSSTGQVIDYYYAGESVSYDQVLEKDGYKWLGYLSYSGARRYVQYAELSNTENGWKKEGGSWYYRENGKLATGWKKVNGNWYHLKENGAMSTGWVKDGSHWYYLKASGEMQTGWLKDKGTWYYLEESGRMKASQWFQVSGKHYYVDASGALAVNTIIDGYRLDSDGVRIGSVS; this comes from the coding sequence ATGACGTTTTTTAAATCAGGAGTTAAGAAGAGTAGATGTACTCAGTTGAGTGTAGGGCTGGCTACTTTGTTTGTTACAAGTACCTTTTTGTTTGGTGGGGAATCGGTTCAAGCCGACAGTGTAGCGCGTGGAGATGACTATCCGCTTCACTACAAGAATGGTAGTGTAGAAATCGATCAGTGGCGGATGTATTCTCGCCAGTGTACCTCTTTTGCGGCCTTTCGTTTGAGTAGTGTAAATGGCTTTGAGATTCCTCCTGCCTACGGAAATGCGAATGAATGGGGACATCGTGCTCGTCGTGAAGGTTATCGTGTGGATACTAAGCCAGAAGTTGGGGCTATTGCTTGGTCGACAGAAGGTTATTATGGGCACGTGGCCTGGGTATCAAATGTGTCAGGGGATACGATTGAAATCGAAGAGTATAACTATGGGGTTCGGGAAAAGTATAACCGTCGAAAAGTCAAGGCTATTTCGATGACAGGTTTTATTCATTTCAAGGATTTATCTACTAGCCATAGTGCGGGTGAGAATGCTCGTAGCTCAGAGCTTCCGTCTAGTGGGACAATGGTATTCACGGGGAAATCGCCTATTATGGACCAACCGTCAAGTACAGGACAGGTTATTGACTACTATTATGCTGGTGAGAGTGTGAGTTATGATCAAGTTCTTGAAAAGGACGGTTATAAGTGGCTCGGCTATCTATCCTACAGTGGTGCTAGAAGATATGTGCAGTATGCAGAGTTAAGCAATACAGAGAATGGGTGGAAAAAAGAAGGAGGGAGTTGGTATTATCGCGAGAATGGTAAGCTAGCAACAGGATGGAAAAAAGTTAATGGCAATTGGTATCATTTAAAAGAAAATGGGGCCATGTCAACTGGCTGGGTTAAGGATGGCTCTCACTGGTATTATCTAAAGGCTTCGGGTGAGATGCAGACGGGATGGCTTAAAGACAAGGGAACTTGGTATTACTTAGAGGAATCTGGCCGGATGAAAGCTAGTCAATGGTTCCAAGTCTCGGGTAAACATTACTATGTTGATGCTTCGGGAGCCTTAGCTGTTAATACGATTATTGATGGCTACAGACTAGACAGTGATGGGGTAAGGATAGGAAGTGTTTCTTAA
- a CDS encoding DNA helicase — translation MAEVEELRVQPQDILAEQSVLGAIFIDESKLVFVREYIDSRDFFKYAHRLIFQAMVDLSDRGEAIDATTVRTILDSQGDLQNIGGLSYLVEIVNSVPTSANAEYYAKIVAEKAMLRRLISKLTESVNQAYEASKPADEIIAQAEKGLIDVSENANRSGFKNIRDILNINFGNLEVRSQQTTDITGIATGYRDLDHMTTGLHEEELIILAARPAVGKTAFALNIAQNIGTKLDKTVAIFSLEMGAESLVDRMLAAEGLVESHSIRTGQLTDEEWQKYTIAQGNLANASIYIDDTPGIRITEIRSRSRKLAQETGNLGLILIDYLQLITGTGRENRQQEVSEISRQLKILAKELKVPVIALSQLSRGVEQRQDKRPVLSDIRESGSIEQDADIVAFLYRDDYYDRAGEEEEGIPNNKVEVIIEKNRSGARGTVELIFQKEYNKFSSISKREA, via the coding sequence ATGGCAGAAGTAGAGGAACTGCGAGTTCAACCTCAGGATATTTTAGCAGAACAATCTGTTCTGGGGGCTATTTTTATAGATGAGAGTAAGCTCGTTTTTGTCCGAGAATACATTGATTCTCGTGACTTCTTTAAGTATGCTCATCGGTTGATTTTCCAAGCGATGGTAGATTTGTCGGATCGTGGGGAAGCGATTGATGCGACGACGGTTCGGACGATTTTGGATAGTCAAGGGGATCTCCAAAATATTGGTGGCTTGTCTTACCTTGTTGAAATTGTCAACTCTGTACCAACTTCAGCTAATGCAGAATATTATGCTAAAATCGTAGCTGAAAAGGCTATGCTTCGTCGCTTGATTTCCAAGTTGACAGAGTCTGTCAACCAAGCTTATGAGGCTTCTAAGCCTGCAGATGAAATCATCGCTCAGGCTGAAAAGGGACTCATTGATGTTAGCGAAAACGCCAATCGTAGTGGTTTCAAGAACATCCGTGATATTCTAAATATCAACTTTGGGAACCTAGAAGTTCGGTCACAACAAACAACGGATATCACTGGTATTGCAACGGGCTACCGTGATTTGGACCATATGACGACAGGTCTCCATGAGGAGGAACTAATTATCCTAGCGGCTCGTCCAGCGGTTGGTAAGACGGCCTTTGCTTTGAACATTGCTCAGAACATTGGGACTAAGTTGGACAAGACGGTTGCCATCTTTTCACTGGAAATGGGTGCGGAAAGTCTAGTAGACCGTATGTTGGCGGCCGAAGGATTAGTGGAGTCCCATTCTATCCGTACAGGTCAATTGACTGATGAGGAGTGGCAAAAGTATACCATTGCTCAAGGGAACCTAGCTAACGCGAGTATCTATATCGATGATACACCAGGGATTCGAATCACGGAAATTCGCTCTCGTTCACGCAAACTAGCTCAAGAAACGGGCAATCTAGGATTGATTTTGATCGACTACCTACAGCTTATTACAGGGACTGGTCGTGAGAACCGTCAACAAGAAGTTTCTGAAATTTCTCGTCAGTTGAAAATTCTAGCTAAAGAGCTAAAGGTTCCAGTCATTGCTCTCAGTCAGTTATCTCGTGGAGTGGAACAGCGTCAGGATAAGAGACCAGTCTTGTCTGATATTCGTGAATCGGGTTCTATCGAGCAGGATGCGGATATCGTAGCTTTTCTATACCGTGACGACTACTACGATCGTGCGGGTGAAGAAGAGGAAGGAATTCCAAATAACAAGGTTGAGGTTATCATTGAGAAAAACCGTAGTGGAGCTCGTGGAACGGTGGAATTGATTTTCCAAAAAGAATACAATAAATTTTCAAGTATCTCAAAGAGGGAGGCATAA
- a CDS encoding 50S ribosomal protein L9, whose product MKVIFLADVKGKGKKGEIKEVPTGYAQNFLIKKNLAKEATAQAVGELRGKQKSEEKAHAEMIAEAKAIKAKLEAEETVVEFVEKVGPDGRTFGSITNKKIAEELLKQFGIKIDKRNIQVQAPIRAVGLIDVPVKIYQDVTSIINLRVKEG is encoded by the coding sequence ATGAAAGTAATCTTTTTAGCAGATGTCAAAGGAAAAGGGAAAAAAGGCGAAATCAAGGAAGTGCCAACTGGCTACGCTCAAAACTTCCTGATTAAAAAGAATTTGGCTAAGGAAGCGACTGCTCAAGCAGTGGGTGAGTTGCGTGGAAAACAAAAATCTGAAGAAAAAGCTCATGCAGAGATGATTGCTGAAGCAAAGGCTATCAAAGCCAAGCTAGAAGCAGAAGAAACGGTTGTAGAGTTTGTTGAAAAGGTTGGACCAGATGGTCGTACATTTGGATCCATCACCAACAAGAAGATTGCAGAAGAATTGCTTAAGCAATTTGGTATCAAGATTGACAAACGCAATATTCAAGTGCAAGCACCAATTCGAGCAGTAGGTTTGATTGATGTACCAGTGAAGATCTACCAAGATGTTACAAGTATCATCAATCTTCGTGTAAAAGAAGGTTAA
- a CDS encoding phosphoesterase → MKKNNLIPFSAVLLGLATFGILTLLIIFSHNLAVTITVLFLFVLLYLLLFVWQKKQYEKSEIEQIQYVNHQAENSLSTLLDQMPVGVLKLDLSSGEVEWFNPYAELILTTEEGEIDVELIQTIIKASVGNPGSYATLGETRYAVHMDKASGVLYFFDVSGEYEATVELVTSRPVIGVISVDNYDDLEDATSDSDISHINSFVANFVSEFASKYAMFSRRVGMDRFYVFTDYTVLEELMNDKFSVIDTFREESKQRQLALTLSMGFSYGDGNHEEIGKIALLNLNLAEVRGGDQVVVKENNETKNPVYFGGGTAASIKRTRTRTRAMMTAISDKIRSVDQVFVVGHKNLDMDALGSAVGMQLFASNIIENSYAVYDADHMPADIERAIQFLKKEDVTKLLSLTDAMKLVTNRSLLILVDHSKTALTLSKDFYDLFTQTIVIDHHRRDQDFPENAVITYIESGASSASELVTELIQFQNSKKNRLSRMQASVLMAGMMLDTKNFTSRVTSRTFDVASYLRTRGSDSIAIQEIAATDFEEYREVNELILQGRKLGSDILIARAKDSMSYDTVVISKAADAMLAMSGIEASFVLAKNTQGFISISARSRSKINVQRIMEELGGGGHFNLAAAQIENMSLTEAGEKLTQLILEEVKEKEKEE, encoded by the coding sequence ATGAAAAAAAATAATTTAATCCCGTTTTCTGCAGTCTTGCTAGGACTTGCAACTTTCGGAATCTTAACTTTGCTGATTATTTTTTCACATAATCTTGCTGTAACAATCACTGTTTTGTTTTTATTTGTACTGCTTTATTTGCTTTTATTCGTTTGGCAAAAAAAACAGTATGAAAAGAGCGAAATTGAACAAATCCAATATGTAAATCACCAAGCCGAAAATAGCTTGAGTACTTTGCTTGATCAAATGCCGGTGGGAGTCCTGAAATTAGACTTATCAAGCGGAGAAGTGGAATGGTTTAATCCCTATGCTGAGCTGATTTTAACTACTGAAGAAGGGGAAATTGATGTTGAGTTAATTCAAACCATCATCAAGGCTTCTGTTGGGAATCCAGGTTCGTATGCTACCTTAGGCGAAACACGATATGCTGTCCATATGGACAAGGCTTCAGGTGTTTTGTATTTCTTTGATGTTTCTGGAGAGTACGAAGCAACTGTCGAATTGGTAACTAGCCGTCCAGTCATTGGAGTCATCTCGGTAGATAACTATGATGATTTGGAGGATGCGACATCTGACTCCGATATCAGTCATATCAATAGCTTTGTAGCTAATTTTGTTTCAGAATTTGCTAGTAAGTATGCTATGTTCTCTCGCCGTGTGGGGATGGATCGTTTTTATGTATTCACAGATTACACAGTACTAGAGGAATTGATGAATGATAAATTCTCTGTTATTGATACTTTCCGAGAAGAATCAAAACAGAGGCAGCTAGCCCTAACTTTAAGTATGGGATTTTCTTATGGTGATGGAAACCATGAAGAGATAGGGAAAATTGCCTTGCTCAACTTGAACTTAGCAGAAGTTCGCGGTGGTGACCAGGTGGTGGTCAAGGAAAATAACGAAACCAAGAATCCTGTCTACTTTGGTGGAGGAACTGCTGCATCTATCAAACGTACTCGTACACGTACCAGAGCCATGATGACAGCCATTTCTGATAAGATTCGAAGTGTTGACCAAGTTTTTGTAGTCGGTCATAAAAATCTAGATATGGATGCTTTGGGCTCTGCTGTTGGTATGCAGTTGTTTGCAAGTAATATTATTGAGAACAGTTATGCTGTCTATGATGCAGACCATATGCCAGCAGATATCGAACGTGCTATTCAGTTCTTGAAGAAGGAAGATGTTACGAAGCTTTTATCTCTTACAGATGCGATGAAGTTAGTTACAAACCGTTCATTATTGATTCTGGTGGATCATTCCAAGACGGCTCTGACCTTGTCAAAAGATTTTTATGATTTGTTCACTCAAACTATTGTTATTGACCATCATAGACGTGATCAGGATTTCCCTGAGAATGCAGTCATCACCTATATTGAAAGTGGGGCAAGTAGTGCCAGTGAGTTGGTAACAGAATTGATTCAGTTCCAAAATTCTAAGAAGAATCGTTTGAGTCGTATGCAGGCCAGTGTTTTGATGGCTGGTATGATGCTGGATACCAAGAATTTCACATCTCGCGTGACGAGCCGAACCTTTGATGTGGCTAGCTATCTGAGAACACGGGGAAGTGACAGTATTGCTATCCAGGAGATTGCTGCGACAGATTTTGAAGAGTACCGTGAGGTAAATGAACTCATTTTACAAGGTCGTAAGTTAGGTTCAGATATCTTGATTGCCCGAGCTAAGGACTCAATGTCTTATGACACAGTTGTTATCAGTAAGGCTGCCGATGCTATGCTGGCTATGTCAGGTATTGAAGCCAGCTTCGTTCTAGCAAAAAATACACAAGGATTTATCTCTATCTCGGCTCGAAGTCGTAGTAAAATCAATGTGCAACGCATTATGGAAGAGTTGGGTGGCGGTGGTCACTTTAATCTAGCTGCCGCGCAAATCGAGAATATGAGTCTAACAGAAGCAGGAGAAAAATTGACTCAACTAATCTTGGAAGAAGTAAAGGAAAAGGAGAAAGAAGAATGA
- a CDS encoding acetyl-CoA acetyltransferase — translation MKDVVIVSAVRTPIGSFGGSLKNVSAVDLGALVIKSALEKANVKPELVDEVIMGNVLGAGLGQNVARQMSIHAGLPESTPAFTINKVCGSGLKAVQLAAQAIRCGDADIIVTGGAENMSQAPYVLPSFRWGGRMGDSKVVDTMIKDGLSDAFNEYHMGITAENVAEEYGVSREEQDALALESQKRAVAAIESGHFKEEIVPVVIPQLKGDPIVFDTDEYPRKDASLESLSKLGPVFKKDGSVTAGNASGINDGAAAVLVMSAEKAEELGLSVIARIRSYASAGLDPKMMGCGPIYATRKALEKGNLTVEDLDLIESNEAFAAQACAVGKTLGFNTDIVNVNGGAIALGHPIGASGCRILVTLLHEMMKRDAKTGLATLCIGGGMGTALIVER, via the coding sequence ATGAAAGACGTGGTGATTGTTTCGGCAGTGCGAACTCCAATAGGCTCCTTTGGAGGAAGTTTGAAGAATGTTTCAGCTGTTGATTTGGGAGCTTTGGTTATTAAGAGTGCTTTAGAAAAAGCCAATGTCAAACCAGAGCTAGTAGACGAAGTGATTATGGGGAATGTCCTAGGCGCTGGTTTAGGGCAAAATGTGGCTCGCCAAATGAGCATTCATGCGGGACTTCCGGAATCTACACCAGCCTTTACCATCAATAAGGTTTGTGGTTCCGGTTTGAAGGCCGTGCAGTTGGCTGCTCAAGCGATTCGATGTGGCGATGCAGATATTATCGTAACTGGTGGTGCAGAAAACATGAGTCAGGCTCCATACGTTTTGCCAAGCTTTCGTTGGGGTGGCCGTATGGGAGATTCAAAAGTGGTAGATACCATGATTAAGGACGGTTTGTCTGATGCCTTTAATGAATACCATATGGGGATTACAGCTGAAAATGTGGCCGAAGAATATGGTGTCAGTAGAGAAGAGCAAGATGCTCTTGCTTTAGAGTCACAAAAACGAGCAGTTGCAGCTATAGAATCTGGACACTTTAAAGAAGAGATTGTGCCAGTTGTCATTCCTCAACTCAAAGGCGATCCTATCGTTTTTGATACAGATGAATATCCTAGAAAAGATGCTAGCTTGGAGAGCTTGTCTAAGCTAGGTCCGGTTTTCAAAAAAGACGGTTCTGTCACAGCGGGAAATGCTTCAGGTATCAATGATGGAGCAGCGGCTGTCTTGGTCATGAGCGCTGAAAAAGCGGAAGAATTAGGGCTTTCAGTGATTGCCCGCATTCGTTCGTATGCAAGTGCAGGTTTGGATCCTAAGATGATGGGATGTGGACCGATTTATGCGACTCGCAAGGCTCTTGAAAAAGGCAATTTGACAGTTGAAGATCTCGACTTGATTGAGTCAAATGAAGCTTTTGCTGCTCAGGCTTGTGCGGTTGGTAAAACACTTGGTTTCAACACAGATATTGTCAATGTCAATGGTGGCGCCATTGCTCTTGGTCACCCAATTGGGGCTTCCGGTTGCCGTATCCTAGTAACGCTGCTACATGAGATGATGAAACGTGATGCTAAAACTGGTTTAGCTACTCTCTGTATCGGAGGAGGGATGGGAACAGCCCTCATCGTTGAACGTTAG
- a CDS encoding ribosome-associated factor Y — translation MIKYSIRGENLEVTEAIRDYVVSKLEKIEKYFQPEQELDARVNLKVYREKTAKVEVTIPLGSITLRAEDISQDMYGSIDLVTDKIERQIRKNKTKIERKNKNKVATSQLFTDALVEDANVVQPKVVRSKQIDLKPMDLEEALLQMDLLGHDFFIYVDVEDQTTNVLYRREDGEVGLLEVKES, via the coding sequence ATGATTAAATATAGTATCCGTGGTGAAAACCTAGAAGTAACAGAAGCAATTCGTGATTATGTAGTTTCTAAACTCGAAAAGATCGAAAAGTATTTTCAACCTGAGCAGGAGTTGGATGCACGTGTGAACTTGAAAGTTTACCGTGAAAAAACAGCAAAGGTTGAAGTAACAATTCCGCTTGGATCTATCACTCTTCGTGCTGAAGATATTTCTCAAGATATGTATGGTTCTATCGATCTTGTAACAGATAAAATTGAACGTCAGATTCGTAAAAATAAAACTAAAATCGAACGTAAGAATAAAAATAAAGTTGCGACAAGTCAACTCTTTACAGACGCTCTAGTTGAAGATGCAAATGTTGTGCAACCAAAAGTCGTTCGTTCAAAACAAATTGATTTGAAGCCAATGGATTTAGAAGAAGCTCTTCTCCAAATGGATTTATTGGGACATGATTTCTTTATCTATGTAGATGTAGAAGATCAAACAACTAATGTTTTGTATCGCCGTGAAGATGGTGAAGTTGGTTTGTTAGAAGTGAAAGAATCATAA
- a CDS encoding competence protein ComF: protein MNCLLCGQTTKSELTFSSLFLLKDDCSYLCSACASSFEKIGENYCPNCMKTGMSTKCQDCKLWCKEGIQVDHKAIFTYNQAMKDFFSRYKFDGDFLLRKVFASVLAEELKKYRGYQFVLIPLSPERLLERGFNQVEGLVEAAGFSFKDILGKREESASSSKSRLERLATEIPFFIKDGISLPKKILLIDDIYTTGATVNRVKRLLAEAGALEVKTFSLVR, encoded by the coding sequence ATGAACTGTTTACTATGTGGTCAGACTACAAAGAGTGAGTTAACTTTTAGTAGTCTTTTCCTTTTGAAGGATGACTGCAGTTATCTTTGCTCAGCTTGTGCTTCTAGTTTTGAGAAGATTGGTGAGAATTATTGCCCAAACTGTATGAAAACAGGCATGTCAACTAAGTGTCAAGATTGTAAACTTTGGTGTAAAGAAGGAATTCAGGTTGATCATAAGGCAATCTTTACCTATAATCAAGCTATGAAAGACTTTTTCAGTAGATATAAGTTTGATGGAGATTTTTTGCTTAGAAAAGTTTTTGCTTCCGTTCTTGCTGAGGAGTTGAAAAAGTATAGAGGTTATCAATTTGTGTTGATTCCCCTAAGTCCTGAAAGATTGCTTGAGAGGGGATTTAACCAGGTTGAAGGTTTGGTTGAGGCAGCAGGCTTTTCTTTTAAAGATATATTAGGAAAAAGAGAAGAGAGCGCTAGTTCTTCTAAAAGCCGTTTGGAAAGGTTAGCTACTGAAATTCCATTTTTTATTAAAGATGGTATCTCGCTTCCCAAGAAGATTTTGCTGATTGATGACATCTATACAACAGGGGCAACTGTGAATCGTGTGAAACGACTTTTGGCAGAAGCAGGTGCTTTGGAAGTTAAAACTTTTTCCCTTGTAAGATGA
- a CDS encoding helicase, with protein MKVNPNYLGRLFTEKELTEEERQVAVRLPAMRKEKGKLFCQRCNSSILEEWYLPIGVYYCRECLLMKRVRSDQALYYFSQEDFPKQDVLKWRGQLTPFQEKVSEGLVRAVEKKEPTLVHAVTGAGKTEMIYQVVAKVIDDGGAVCLASPRIDVCLELYKRLQNDFACDIALLHGESEPYFRTPLVIATTHQLLKFYHAFDLLIVDEVDAFPYVDNTILYYAVKNSVKEDGLRIFLTATSTDELDRKVRTGELKRLSLPRRFHGNPLIIPKPVWLSDFNRCLEKSQLSSKLKTYIEKQRRTGYPLLIFASEIKKGEKLKKILKEQYPNENIGFVSSVTEDRLEQVQAFRDGELTILISTTILERGVTFPCVDVFVVEANHRLFTKSSLIQIGGRVGRSMDRPTGELLFFHDGLNASIKKAIKEIKKMNKEAGL; from the coding sequence ATGAAAGTAAATCCAAATTATCTCGGTCGCTTGTTTACTGAGAAAGAATTAACTGAAGAAGAACGACAGGTAGCAGTGAGACTGCCAGCAATGAGAAAAGAGAAGGGGAAACTGTTTTGTCAACGTTGTAATAGTTCGATTCTAGAAGAATGGTATTTGCCTATCGGCGTCTACTATTGTAGGGAGTGTTTGCTGATGAAGCGAGTCAGGAGTGATCAAGCCTTATACTATTTTTCGCAGGAAGATTTTCCAAAGCAAGATGTTCTCAAATGGCGTGGTCAGTTAACCCCTTTTCAGGAAAAGGTATCAGAGGGGTTGGTTCGAGCAGTCGAAAAGAAAGAACCGACTTTAGTTCATGCTGTGACAGGTGCTGGAAAGACAGAGATGATCTATCAAGTTGTAGCTAAAGTGATTGATGATGGTGGTGCAGTTTGTTTGGCCAGTCCTCGAATTGATGTATGTTTAGAACTGTATAAGCGACTGCAGAATGACTTTGCTTGCGATATAGCACTACTCCATGGCGAATCAGAGCCCTATTTTCGAACTCCCTTAGTAATTGCAACAACTCATCAGTTATTAAAATTTTATCATGCTTTTGATTTGTTGATAGTGGATGAGGTAGATGCCTTTCCTTATGTTGACAACACTATACTTTACTATGCTGTAAAGAATAGTGTAAAGGAGGATGGATTGAGGATATTCCTTACAGCAACTTCTACAGATGAGTTAGATAGGAAGGTTCGCACAGGGGAATTAAAACGATTAAGCTTGCCAAGACGGTTTCATGGAAATCCTTTGATTATTCCTAAACCTGTCTGGTTATCGGATTTTAATCGTTGTTTAGAGAAAAGTCAGTTGTCATCCAAGTTAAAGACCTACATTGAGAAACAGAGAAGAACAGGTTATCCTTTGCTGATTTTTGCATCAGAGATTAAAAAAGGCGAGAAACTAAAAAAAATCTTGAAGGAGCAGTACCCGAATGAGAATATCGGATTTGTGTCTTCTGTCACAGAAGACCGATTAGAGCAAGTGCAAGCTTTTCGAGATGGAGAACTAACAATACTGATCAGTACGACAATCTTGGAACGCGGAGTTACCTTCCCTTGTGTGGATGTTTTCGTAGTAGAAGCTAATCATCGTCTCTTTACCAAGTCTAGTTTGATTCAGATTGGAGGGCGAGTTGGACGCAGTATGGACAGACCAACTGGTGAGTTGCTCTTCTTTCATGATGGATTAAATGCTTCCATCAAAAAGGCAATCAAGGAAATCAAGAAGATGAACAAGGAGGCGGGATTATGA